A stretch of the Meiothermus cerbereus DSM 11376 genome encodes the following:
- a CDS encoding PLP-dependent aminotransferase family protein — protein MENLEANFDDRFAARTQRIQASTIREILKLTTQPGFISFAGGLPAADLFPIQRIGEATQRILQKHGAQALQYSTTEGYLPLREWIASRLPGTTPDQVQIVSGSQQGLDLVGKVLIDPGSRVLVEAPTYLGALSAFNPYEPEYVSVSMDDEGLELDQLEAALKAHTVKFMYVLPTFQNPSGRLMGLERRKALVELARKYRTPILEDDAYAELYFDGRPLPTLFALDQEQGGGNVVYLSTTSKTLAPGLRVAWVVGPKPVIQKITFAKQGADLHSPTLNQMLVHELIQDNEWYRAQIDKIRQTYQTRRNWMLQALQKYMPEDMGWIVPEGGMFFWLTAPAGLDSLELLKKAVEEKMAFVPGQPFFADGSGKNTLRLSYSSASQEQIEEGIQRLGRAVHRMLGRAPVV, from the coding sequence GTGGAAAACCTAGAAGCCAACTTTGATGACCGCTTTGCGGCCCGAACACAGCGCATCCAGGCCTCGACCATCCGTGAAATTCTGAAGCTGACCACCCAGCCGGGTTTTATCAGTTTTGCCGGGGGGCTCCCGGCTGCCGACCTGTTCCCTATACAGCGCATCGGCGAGGCCACCCAGCGCATCCTGCAAAAACACGGAGCCCAGGCCCTCCAGTACAGTACCACCGAGGGCTACCTGCCCCTCAGGGAGTGGATCGCCAGCCGGCTGCCTGGCACCACCCCCGACCAGGTGCAGATTGTCTCGGGTTCACAGCAGGGTCTTGATCTGGTGGGCAAGGTGCTGATTGACCCCGGCTCGAGGGTGCTGGTGGAAGCTCCCACCTACCTGGGGGCCCTGAGCGCCTTCAACCCCTACGAACCTGAGTATGTCTCGGTTTCCATGGATGATGAGGGCCTCGAGCTCGACCAGCTCGAGGCTGCCCTCAAAGCCCATACAGTCAAGTTTATGTATGTGCTGCCCACCTTCCAGAACCCCTCGGGTCGCCTGATGGGCCTGGAGCGCCGCAAGGCCCTGGTCGAGCTGGCGCGCAAGTACCGCACCCCCATCCTGGAAGACGACGCCTACGCCGAGCTGTACTTCGACGGCAGGCCCCTGCCCACGCTCTTTGCCCTCGACCAGGAACAGGGTGGGGGCAACGTGGTCTACCTTTCCACCACCTCCAAGACCCTGGCGCCGGGCCTGCGGGTGGCCTGGGTGGTGGGGCCCAAGCCCGTCATCCAGAAGATCACCTTTGCCAAGCAGGGGGCCGACCTGCACTCGCCCACCCTGAACCAGATGCTGGTTCATGAACTCATCCAGGATAACGAGTGGTATCGCGCCCAGATTGACAAAATTCGCCAGACCTACCAGACCCGCCGTAACTGGATGCTTCAGGCCCTGCAGAAATACATGCCCGAGGACATGGGCTGGATTGTGCCGGAGGGGGGCATGTTCTTCTGGCTCACCGCGCCCGCCGGGCTGGATAGCCTCGAGCTGCTCAAAAAGGCCGTAGAGGAGAAGATGGCCTTCGTACCGGGGCAGCCCTTCTTTGCCGACGGCAGCGGCAAAAATACCCTGCGGCTTTCGTACTCCAGCGCCTCTCAAGAGCAAATCGAAGAAGGTATCCAACGCCTGGGCCGGGCGGTACACCGCATGCTGGGGCGGGCGCCGGTAGTGTAG
- a CDS encoding RES family NAD+ phosphorylase, translating to MKAWRIASRKYAHAAFSGEGAARNPGRWNRQGVPVVYLAEHLSAGILEVLVHLDDRAQLAAFVAIEVEIPEAHLETLTDLPPDWQQLPEPYPESTQRLGSEWALGLRSVALRVPSAVVPKEFNLLFNPRHPAMSEVRIGEPEPLFLDPRLSR from the coding sequence GTGAAGGCCTGGCGCATCGCCTCCCGTAAATACGCCCACGCCGCCTTCAGCGGGGAAGGGGCAGCCCGGAATCCCGGACGCTGGAACCGCCAGGGCGTCCCGGTGGTCTACCTGGCCGAGCACCTCTCCGCCGGCATCCTGGAGGTGCTGGTGCACCTGGACGACCGGGCCCAGTTGGCCGCGTTTGTAGCTATCGAGGTGGAGATCCCCGAGGCCCACCTCGAGACCCTGACCGATCTGCCCCCCGACTGGCAGCAGCTACCCGAACCCTACCCCGAGTCCACCCAGAGGCTGGGCAGCGAATGGGCCCTGGGCCTGCGCTCAGTGGCCCTGCGGGTGCCTTCGGCGGTGGTTCCAAAGGAATTCAACCTGTTGTTCAACCCCCGTCATCCCGCCATGAGTGAGGTACGGATCGGTGAGCCCGAGCCGCTCTTCCTCGATCCCCGCCTGTCGCGCTAG
- the parS gene encoding type II RES/Xre toxin-antitoxin system antitoxin, producing the protein MKTMPVLRFDGSPDDVASVREGLPVELVAEVARHYGLGQVEVLEAAGIPRSSLHRYKALGRLSREQSNRLYKVIYLLRRAETLFGSPHLAAAWMKGPKVFLHGSSPLAYLDTEPGFQAVEHLLGRLEDGLVT; encoded by the coding sequence ATGAAAACCATGCCCGTCCTTCGCTTTGACGGCTCGCCGGATGACGTAGCAAGCGTTCGGGAGGGCTTGCCGGTCGAACTCGTTGCCGAGGTGGCCCGACACTACGGCCTGGGCCAGGTGGAGGTGCTGGAAGCCGCCGGTATCCCCCGGAGCAGCCTCCACCGCTACAAGGCCCTGGGCCGCCTCTCGCGCGAGCAGTCCAACCGGCTGTACAAGGTGATCTACCTGCTGCGCCGCGCCGAGACGCTTTTCGGCTCGCCCCACCTGGCCGCCGCCTGGATGAAGGGCCCCAAGGTCTTCCTGCACGGTTCGAGCCCCCTCGCCTACCTTGACACCGAGCCCGGCTTCCAGGCCGTGGAGCACCTGCTGGGCCGCCTGGAGGACGGCCTGGTAACGTGA
- a CDS encoding deoxyguanosinetriphosphate triphosphohydrolase, giving the protein MLFERARLEALEAQTLAPYAVKSGQSRGREHPEPESRYRTPFQKDRDRVNHTTAFRRLQYKTQVFVNFEGDYYRTRLTHTLEVAQVARSIARALGLNQELTETIAFAHDLGHPPFGHSGEAVLDGLMQGHGGFDHNKQSMRIVTHLEQRYPGFRGLNLCWETREGIVKHETRYDLPDAQGYEPHLRPSLEAQIVNLADEIAYNAHDLDDGLRSGLLTAGQLWEVELLRDLLGELGLHPDRFDEMSRRIFIRELLGLIISDTIGATHALLEQHGIGSLEAVRHHPAPLAVYSETLTQRLHELRDFLYANLYHHYYVVRQVGKSRFVLEKLFEAYTQDPRILPPQVQQAAEAEGIHRAACDYIAGMTDRFALDEYARLFEPEFHR; this is encoded by the coding sequence ATGTTGTTCGAGCGTGCGCGCCTCGAGGCCCTCGAGGCCCAGACCCTGGCCCCCTATGCGGTAAAGTCCGGCCAAAGCCGCGGACGCGAGCACCCCGAGCCCGAGTCGCGTTACCGCACCCCCTTCCAGAAAGACCGTGACCGGGTGAATCACACCACGGCCTTTCGCCGCTTGCAGTACAAAACCCAGGTCTTTGTGAACTTCGAGGGCGACTACTACCGCACCCGCCTGACCCACACCCTCGAGGTGGCCCAAGTGGCCCGTTCCATCGCCCGGGCCCTGGGGCTCAACCAGGAGCTTACCGAGACCATCGCCTTTGCCCACGACCTCGGCCACCCGCCCTTTGGGCACTCGGGCGAGGCGGTGCTGGACGGTCTGATGCAGGGACACGGCGGCTTCGACCACAACAAACAGTCCATGCGCATCGTGACCCACCTCGAGCAGCGCTACCCCGGCTTTCGCGGTCTCAACCTGTGTTGGGAGACCCGCGAGGGCATCGTCAAACACGAGACCCGCTACGACCTGCCCGATGCCCAGGGCTACGAGCCCCACCTGCGCCCCAGCCTCGAGGCCCAGATCGTGAACCTGGCCGACGAGATTGCCTACAACGCCCACGACCTCGACGATGGCCTGCGCTCAGGCCTGCTGACAGCCGGCCAGCTCTGGGAGGTTGAACTACTGCGGGATTTGTTGGGTGAGCTGGGCCTGCACCCCGACCGCTTCGACGAGATGAGCCGCCGGATCTTTATCCGCGAACTCCTGGGCCTGATCATCAGCGACACCATCGGCGCCACCCATGCGCTCTTAGAGCAGCACGGGATTGGCAGCCTCGAGGCTGTGCGCCACCACCCCGCACCCCTGGCGGTTTACTCCGAGACCCTGACCCAGCGGCTCCACGAACTGCGCGACTTCCTTTATGCCAACCTCTACCACCACTACTACGTGGTGCGGCAGGTGGGCAAGTCGCGCTTTGTGCTGGAAAAACTCTTTGAGGCCTATACCCAAGACCCCCGCATCCTGCCCCCCCAGGTGCAACAAGCCGCCGAGGCCGAGGGCATCCACCGCGCGGCCTGCGACTACATCGCCGGCATGACCGACCGCTTTGCTCTGGACGAGTACGCCCGGCTCTTTGAGCCGGAGTTTCACCGATAG
- a CDS encoding dihydrofolate reductase family protein, with protein MGLLTFSINVTLDGCVDHREGTANEETHAFFTRLMDEVGAMLWGRVTYEMMESYWPAVARGDLEAPPAMREWAVKLEAKPKYVVSSTRTDFPWTNSHHIAGDLRTAVQKLKDATPAGVLLCSGKLAAELDRLDLIDEYKFLVHPRIAGHGPTLYQSGLPSTRCLELVSAMPLRNGAVALHYRRVLG; from the coding sequence ATGGGACTCTTGACCTTCAGCATCAACGTCACCCTCGACGGTTGCGTCGACCACCGAGAAGGAACTGCCAACGAAGAGACCCACGCTTTCTTCACCCGCCTCATGGACGAGGTAGGGGCGATGCTTTGGGGCCGCGTCACCTACGAGATGATGGAGAGCTACTGGCCGGCGGTCGCTCGCGGCGACCTGGAGGCACCGCCGGCAATGCGCGAGTGGGCGGTTAAACTGGAGGCCAAGCCGAAGTACGTGGTGTCGTCGACGCGAACGGACTTCCCGTGGACCAACAGCCACCACATCGCCGGCGACTTGCGCACGGCCGTGCAGAAGCTCAAGGACGCGACCCCGGCCGGCGTGCTCCTCTGTAGCGGCAAGCTTGCGGCGGAGCTGGATCGGCTGGATCTGATCGACGAGTACAAGTTCCTCGTCCACCCCAGAATCGCCGGTCACGGCCCGACGCTGTACCAGAGTGGACTGCCCAGCACGCGATGCCTCGAGCTGGTCTCGGCGATGCCGCTCCGCAACGGTGCGGTCGCTCTGCACTACCGGCGCGTGCTGGGCTAA
- a CDS encoding cysteine desulfurase-like protein produces MPIQSHFPALAGGFSFLDNAAGAQVPQQCIEGMAQFLATSSCNVGMPYPGSQAATAVRERTREETAAFFNCKPSEVAIGPSATALTFILARAFARLWGEGDEVVISELEHEANASPWRNLAEKGVQLKVWKARWAEGGRLEPADLRALVSPRTRLVAVTSAANSLGTTPDVAAAAEIAHSVGAWCITDMVHYSPHHLPDVQATAVDMAFFSAYKVFGPHLAFLYVREELIGQLPTDKLWFIPDDSLLKFEPGTNNHECMAGWLGTLDYLRSVLGDGKPGREGLQAAYRQIEAIEQPLVDQALKRLQSVPGLQLYGMPTPQGRVGTFCFNLPGQPPMTVAERLAKLGVGVAAGHYYATMPMQALGLWPDGALRASIAHYTTQADLDKLIAGLQGQD; encoded by the coding sequence ATGCCCATACAATCCCATTTCCCCGCCCTGGCCGGAGGCTTTAGTTTTCTGGACAACGCTGCTGGGGCCCAGGTTCCCCAGCAGTGCATCGAAGGCATGGCGCAGTTTCTGGCGACCTCGAGCTGCAACGTAGGCATGCCTTACCCCGGCTCACAGGCCGCCACCGCGGTGCGTGAACGGACGCGGGAAGAAACCGCGGCCTTTTTCAACTGCAAGCCCAGCGAAGTGGCGATTGGGCCAAGCGCTACCGCCCTTACCTTTATCCTTGCGCGGGCTTTTGCCCGGCTGTGGGGCGAAGGCGACGAGGTGGTGATTTCCGAGCTCGAGCACGAGGCCAACGCCTCGCCCTGGCGCAACCTGGCCGAAAAAGGCGTGCAGCTCAAGGTCTGGAAGGCCCGCTGGGCGGAAGGCGGGCGGCTGGAACCTGCCGACCTCAGGGCGCTGGTCTCGCCCCGAACCCGGCTGGTAGCGGTCACCTCGGCGGCCAACTCGTTGGGCACCACCCCGGATGTGGCCGCCGCCGCCGAAATTGCCCACTCGGTAGGGGCCTGGTGCATCACCGACATGGTGCATTACAGCCCCCACCACCTGCCCGACGTGCAGGCCACCGCGGTGGACATGGCCTTTTTCTCGGCTTACAAGGTGTTTGGCCCCCACCTGGCTTTCCTCTATGTACGCGAGGAGCTGATTGGGCAGCTCCCCACCGACAAGCTCTGGTTCATCCCCGACGACAGCTTGCTCAAGTTTGAGCCGGGCACCAACAATCACGAGTGTATGGCCGGCTGGCTGGGAACCCTGGACTACTTGAGAAGTGTGCTGGGGGACGGAAAACCAGGGCGCGAGGGCTTGCAGGCAGCCTACCGGCAGATTGAGGCCATCGAACAACCCCTGGTAGACCAGGCCCTAAAGCGGCTCCAGAGTGTTCCCGGCCTCCAACTGTACGGGATGCCCACCCCCCAAGGGCGGGTAGGAACCTTCTGTTTCAATCTGCCGGGTCAGCCCCCCATGACTGTGGCCGAACGGCTGGCAAAACTGGGGGTGGGGGTGGCCGCCGGACACTACTACGCCACCATGCCCATGCAGGCCCTGGGCCTGTGGCCCGACGGGGCCCTCCGGGCCTCCATCGCCCACTACACCACCCAGGCCGACCTGGACAAGCTAATAGCCGGCCTGCAGGGCCAGGACTGA
- a CDS encoding CueP family metal-binding protein: MRTPSSYTGELRKETFSVQVLEGNKEVLRAEVRTGEDGFFELWLPRNKVYVLEVRQGSWTARGEVATHAQNPTCLTTFRLVIPDSVSSSPNGDELTRPKGYAFFAERSEGCALGFKKIAS; the protein is encoded by the coding sequence GTGAGGACCCCTTCCAGCTACACCGGGGAGCTGAGGAAGGAAACCTTCAGCGTACAGGTGCTGGAGGGAAACAAAGAGGTGTTGCGAGCGGAGGTGCGCACCGGCGAGGACGGGTTCTTTGAACTCTGGCTTCCCCGGAACAAGGTGTATGTCCTCGAGGTCCGGCAAGGAAGCTGGACAGCCCGGGGGGAGGTCGCTACCCATGCCCAAAACCCCACCTGCCTGACCACCTTCCGCCTGGTAATACCAGATTCGGTTAGTTCGTCACCGAACGGTGACGAACTAACCCGACCGAAGGGATACGCTTTCTTCGCCGAGCGCAGCGAGGGGTGTGCTCTAGGATTCAAAAAGATAGCCTCTTAG
- a CDS encoding ATP-dependent helicase, with protein MSLHLTDEQQAIVAHNEGPALVFAVAGAGKTTALVHRIERLVRERVFEPRKILATSFSRMAVDDLKRALSRWPHTQGVRVSTLHALGYRIVRKAASEGLLKLAEGKEENSEQALLQRALRRARELKLPWVQELENLEPEDFLSYVGACKGNLQYADLKGAGLPLEALQVASQASAPKGLEWYLDLYRLLEQVRQEEGLLSFDDMLMTGWEVLVRHPEILHTVQKAFQAVLVDEFQDVNLAQSEMLDLITRPHRNYMAVGDDDQTIYEWRGASPRFILEFAQRYGAQKYLIRDTFRCPAPQVVLAGRVIAQNQQRESKRLSLTKGFEGRVHIRLEPHMPAQAQSLVSDMAGLLAEGYKPSEMVVLLRLYAQTPYLEQCLIERQIPYRVVGSTPFYQRPEIQVLLAYLQLALNPGTDNAKRLWLQVYNTPKRYLTRALADAIWRQVERGAPLVEALRAAMAGAEERVARRLRELADVFEWLAGAVERASAHAVLEALEARLDYCRHLLSSSGFYEVGAGKAEGLRAFLEYARDKGSVRELLLHLERLAQEHLGDDPALDPRERVSLMTIFRAKGLEWPLVFIPDCNEGTLPYSGAENLEEERRLFYVALTRSSQHTYLYALSSLPISPFLQEAEYQQTLQAVERVGAALACAPEELSTAQTLALALGAHKLGLERYLYQWWNAQQARGVAAKVLRLFAYAEAKNWTEALGLTDEARKVWEAFDVAMGEGQEGEFADLERFLLRPLSSAQPTLRVGQKVRHTQLGIGLVVGLDDGVATVAFGDGIRRLALRYARLEVVG; from the coding sequence GTGTCCCTACACCTGACCGACGAGCAGCAAGCCATCGTGGCCCACAACGAGGGGCCTGCTTTGGTGTTCGCGGTGGCGGGGGCGGGCAAGACCACCGCGCTGGTACACCGCATCGAGCGCCTGGTGCGGGAGCGGGTCTTCGAGCCGCGCAAGATTCTGGCCACCTCCTTTAGCCGGATGGCGGTGGACGACCTCAAGCGGGCCCTATCGCGCTGGCCGCACACCCAGGGGGTGCGGGTCTCGACCCTGCATGCGCTGGGTTACCGCATCGTGCGGAAGGCCGCCTCGGAAGGACTTTTAAAGCTGGCTGAGGGCAAGGAAGAGAACTCCGAGCAGGCCCTTTTGCAGCGCGCCTTGAGGCGGGCACGGGAGCTCAAACTGCCCTGGGTGCAGGAGCTAGAGAACCTCGAGCCCGAAGACTTCTTGAGCTATGTGGGGGCCTGCAAGGGCAACCTGCAGTACGCCGACCTGAAGGGGGCCGGGCTGCCGCTCGAGGCCCTGCAGGTGGCCTCGCAGGCCAGCGCACCCAAAGGGCTTGAGTGGTACCTGGATTTGTACCGCCTGCTGGAGCAGGTACGGCAGGAAGAAGGGCTGCTCAGCTTCGACGACATGCTGATGACGGGCTGGGAGGTGCTGGTGCGCCATCCCGAGATCCTGCACACCGTGCAGAAAGCCTTCCAGGCGGTGCTGGTGGACGAGTTTCAGGATGTGAACCTGGCCCAGTCGGAGATGCTCGACCTGATCACCCGGCCCCACCGCAACTACATGGCGGTGGGCGACGACGACCAGACCATCTACGAGTGGCGGGGGGCCAGCCCGCGCTTCATCCTCGAGTTCGCCCAGCGCTATGGGGCGCAAAAATACCTGATCCGCGACACCTTCCGCTGCCCTGCGCCGCAGGTGGTGCTGGCCGGGCGGGTGATTGCGCAGAACCAGCAGCGCGAGTCTAAGCGCCTGAGCCTGACCAAAGGCTTTGAAGGCAGGGTGCATATTCGCCTGGAACCCCATATGCCCGCCCAGGCCCAGAGCCTGGTAAGTGATATGGCGGGGCTGCTGGCCGAGGGGTATAAGCCCTCCGAGATGGTGGTACTGTTGCGGCTGTACGCCCAGACCCCCTACCTCGAGCAATGCCTGATAGAGCGGCAAATTCCCTACCGGGTGGTGGGCAGCACGCCCTTCTACCAGCGTCCGGAGATTCAGGTTTTGCTGGCCTACCTGCAGCTGGCCCTGAACCCCGGCACCGATAACGCGAAGCGCCTGTGGCTGCAGGTCTACAACACCCCCAAACGCTACCTGACCCGCGCCCTGGCCGATGCCATCTGGCGGCAGGTGGAGCGGGGGGCCCCGCTGGTGGAGGCGCTCAGGGCCGCGATGGCCGGGGCAGAGGAGCGGGTAGCACGGCGCTTGCGCGAGCTGGCCGATGTGTTCGAGTGGCTGGCGGGGGCTGTGGAGCGGGCTTCGGCCCACGCGGTGCTGGAGGCCCTCGAGGCCCGTCTGGACTACTGCCGCCACCTGCTTTCCTCCTCCGGTTTCTACGAGGTAGGGGCAGGCAAGGCTGAGGGGTTGCGGGCTTTTCTGGAGTACGCCCGCGACAAAGGGAGCGTGCGAGAGCTGCTTCTGCACCTTGAGCGGCTGGCCCAGGAACACCTGGGCGACGACCCCGCCCTGGACCCCCGCGAGCGGGTCAGCCTAATGACCATCTTCCGGGCCAAGGGCCTGGAGTGGCCCCTGGTCTTCATCCCCGACTGCAACGAGGGCACCCTGCCCTATAGCGGCGCGGAGAACCTCGAGGAGGAGCGCCGTCTGTTTTACGTGGCCCTGACCCGAAGTTCGCAGCACACCTATCTCTATGCCCTGTCCAGTCTGCCCATCTCGCCTTTTTTGCAGGAGGCCGAGTACCAGCAGACACTACAGGCGGTGGAGCGGGTGGGGGCGGCCCTGGCCTGTGCCCCAGAAGAACTCTCCACCGCCCAGACCCTGGCCCTGGCCCTGGGGGCCCACAAGCTGGGCCTAGAGCGCTACTTGTACCAGTGGTGGAACGCCCAGCAGGCCAGGGGCGTTGCCGCTAAGGTGCTGCGCCTGTTTGCCTATGCTGAAGCCAAAAATTGGACGGAAGCACTGGGCCTCACAGACGAGGCCAGGAAGGTGTGGGAGGCCTTCGATGTGGCAATGGGGGAGGGGCAGGAAGGAGAGTTCGCCGACCTCGAGCGCTTCCTCCTCAGGCCGCTTTCTTCTGCCCAGCCCACGCTCCGGGTGGGGCAAAAAGTGCGACACACCCAGCTTGGCATAGGGCTGGTGGTTGGTTTGGACGACGGGGTAGCCACGGTTGCCTTTGGCGATGGCATTCGCAGACTGGCCCTGCGCTATGCCCGGCTGGAGGTGGTGGGGTAG
- a CDS encoding type II toxin-antitoxin system HicB family antitoxin, with protein MMYKYEIYWSQEDDVFVAEVPELPGCTAHGDTPEDALASAQQAIELWIETAKEFGDPIPQPKGRRLQFA; from the coding sequence ATGATGTACAAATACGAAATTTACTGGAGCCAGGAGGACGATGTTTTTGTGGCCGAGGTGCCAGAATTGCCCGGCTGCACGGCGCATGGTGATACGCCAGAGGATGCGCTTGCCAGCGCCCAGCAGGCCATTGAGCTTTGGATTGAGACGGCCAAAGAGTTTGGCGATCCCATCCCCCAGCCCAAAGGGCGCCGCTTGCAGTTTGCCTGA
- a CDS encoding serine/threonine-protein kinase has product MSTTDKVKLAGRYRLEAPLGEGGMAEVWRATDLRMDRPVAVKILHTYLHPSERNRFFREVKALSKLSHPGVVQVFDLGEEDGRTYFVMELVEGGSYDRMGPFEDGMEGLRLLTASARVLEALQHLHQRGVIHRDLTPRNILVSSEGQPKVMDFGLAYLMQESRHFTRTGITVGTPEYMAPEQAKGLALTPQADLYSFGAVLYRTFTGKPLFEGENDQSVLYQHVYEPPKPPQSLNPAIPAEVSSLIESLLQKSPGERPANAATAHAVLEETLRRYRESLSATPRAGASRSGHYPTGPARPEKLELQGIHDLSGEVAWPGELVAREGSLWVGAGQGIARLDLTDGSVYRQRLGDEVSAPPVVTDGRVYVAAWDGRLTGMSLSGRPILSFPTRAEITAAPLVAELIYLAGRDGFLYALDASGTLRWGFQAGSELSASPTLYRGLLFVASEGGWLFALDPQSGHLRYKVEAGAVHTAMPARGGLLFIPTWAGEIHAFDPLTREVQWSFDLEGELWGAPALDERYLYAASWAGRLYALEQKTGEEVWTLEVGKVTAAPSIAHGVLYLGTEEGRVLGVDTGSGRLLFEATGLGPIQVPPLPYRGALFVATLAGKLYRFA; this is encoded by the coding sequence ATGAGCACCACGGATAAGGTGAAACTGGCCGGACGCTACAGGCTCGAGGCCCCCCTGGGCGAGGGGGGGATGGCCGAGGTCTGGCGGGCCACCGACCTTCGCATGGATCGCCCGGTGGCGGTCAAAATTCTGCACACCTACCTGCACCCCAGCGAGCGCAACCGCTTTTTTCGTGAGGTGAAGGCGCTGTCTAAGCTCTCCCACCCCGGCGTGGTACAGGTCTTCGACTTGGGCGAAGAAGATGGTCGCACCTATTTTGTGATGGAGCTGGTGGAGGGCGGCAGCTACGACCGCATGGGTCCTTTTGAGGACGGCATGGAGGGCCTGCGCCTGCTTACTGCCTCGGCGCGGGTGCTCGAGGCCCTGCAACACCTGCACCAGCGGGGCGTGATCCACCGCGACCTGACCCCCCGCAACATCCTGGTTTCGTCCGAAGGCCAGCCCAAGGTGATGGACTTTGGCCTGGCCTACCTGATGCAGGAAAGCCGCCACTTTACCCGCACCGGCATCACCGTGGGCACGCCAGAGTACATGGCCCCCGAGCAGGCCAAAGGCCTGGCCCTGACCCCTCAGGCCGACCTCTACAGCTTTGGGGCGGTGCTCTACCGCACCTTCACCGGCAAACCCCTGTTCGAGGGCGAAAACGACCAGTCGGTGCTTTACCAGCACGTCTACGAGCCCCCCAAGCCGCCCCAGAGCCTTAATCCGGCCATTCCTGCCGAGGTTTCAAGCCTGATTGAGTCGCTGCTGCAAAAATCCCCTGGCGAGCGCCCGGCCAACGCTGCTACTGCCCATGCGGTGTTGGAAGAGACCCTGCGCCGTTACCGCGAGAGCCTTTCGGCCACCCCGCGGGCGGGGGCCAGCCGCAGCGGGCACTACCCCACCGGCCCTGCAAGGCCCGAAAAGCTAGAACTACAGGGTATCCACGACCTCTCGGGCGAGGTGGCCTGGCCCGGAGAGCTGGTGGCCCGCGAGGGCAGCCTGTGGGTGGGGGCGGGGCAGGGCATCGCCCGCCTGGATCTGACCGACGGCTCGGTGTACCGCCAGCGCCTGGGCGACGAGGTCTCGGCCCCCCCGGTGGTGACCGATGGGCGGGTGTACGTGGCGGCCTGGGATGGCCGCCTGACCGGGATGTCGCTCTCCGGGCGGCCCATCCTGAGCTTTCCCACCCGCGCCGAGATTACCGCCGCCCCCTTGGTTGCCGAGCTGATCTACCTGGCTGGACGCGACGGCTTTCTGTATGCCCTGGATGCCAGCGGCACCCTGCGCTGGGGCTTCCAGGCCGGCAGCGAGCTTTCGGCCTCGCCCACGCTCTACCGGGGGCTCTTGTTTGTGGCCAGCGAGGGCGGCTGGCTGTTTGCCCTCGACCCCCAGAGCGGGCACCTGCGCTACAAGGTGGAGGCCGGGGCCGTCCACACCGCCATGCCAGCCCGTGGGGGCCTGCTTTTTATCCCCACCTGGGCAGGCGAAATCCACGCCTTCGACCCCCTCACCCGTGAGGTGCAGTGGAGCTTCGACCTCGAGGGCGAACTCTGGGGCGCACCGGCTTTAGATGAGCGGTATCTTTACGCGGCCAGTTGGGCCGGAAGACTTTATGCCCTGGAGCAGAAAACCGGCGAGGAGGTATGGACGCTCGAGGTGGGCAAGGTCACCGCGGCCCCCTCGATAGCCCACGGGGTGCTGTACCTGGGTACCGAGGAAGGCCGGGTGTTGGGGGTGGATACAGGGAGCGGACGGCTCTTATTCGAGGCCACCGGCTTAGGCCCCATCCAGGTGCCGCCGTTGCCCTACCGGGGGGCGCTTTTTGTGGCGACGTTGGCGGGGAAGCTGTATCGGTTTGCATGA